The window atttcgggCTGACAAGTTCTGCTGTTTTTAGTTatagtaaattaattgattCCATTCTAGAAATCTTCTTAATCtgtaaaggtttttataaaagtaactttTTCAAGTTAAAGAAATGAACTCTTGAAAAAGTTCTCTCATGGGCACTTAATCAAATTGCCTTTTGAATTATGTGGTTAAGTAATAATTCAACAAGGAGAGTCtcaattcaaaatgtttcaTGAGTATTACTTTGGAGTGACCATGTGGAGGGTGAAGTTCTCAGTGACGTTGGTTCCGAGCCACAGCGTGTACGTGAAGGACACGTTGCGCGCGTCAGACTCGTTGCTGGTGCTGCCGGACTGGTACGCCAGCTTCAGAGTGCCGTCGCCGCCGTTGCTGTCTGTAATGTagagttattaattaatgtaataatgttttataagcaGCAAATacagtagtatttatttattggtgcTTAGAAATAGGAAGACTGCCTTTGATTATCAATTTTAAGGTCAGCCCTCTGCCAATACTAATCAATTTACAGTAACGCCTAAGATTTCTAATATATAATCCTTAATACGTTGATGGTCCCTGTGGATTGGGGTGGTGTAGAGTTACATACTGTCATTAAAGATCTTACGTTTTTTTGTACTAACCTAATGGTTCATGTCGGCTATCAAGCAGCTTATCACTGCAATGCGGGGGTCGCACAGCAGCTAAAGAAGCAGGAGTGAGCGCCGCCACAGCTGCAGCGGTCTTGGCGACGTCGCCCCAGCCGCCGTCCGCGTTCTGTCGCTCCAGAAGCCACTTCCTGGCTGCAGGGAAGCTCCAGTGCTGGTGGGCTCCCGGCCCACTGTCTGAGTCTTCAAGAGCCTGAaggattaaaaaagtttaacactTCCGTAGTCGTAAGAAATCGAATATATTTTCTGAGTAAGCTGTACAGCTGCTTAGAAGTCCCTTGGCTGCTTtgtatgttaattattatattccacTTGTTTATTGGTTAGAACTTAGATTAAAGGCACAACATTActggcattttttttaaatccgcCTAAAATGCAGTAACAGAGAAAGAAGTCTAACCTGTATAGCAAGAGCGGTAGTAGTGAGAGTGCCGAAGCTGCCGTCGGAGTGTTGCTGGCGCGCGAGCCCGGCCATGGGGCGGCGCACGAAGTGGATGAGGCTGCGGTGGCGGTGGTCCTGCACCACGCAGCGCAGTGCCAGGATCACCATCGATATCGTGTCTGGATGACAGCATAACACTTTCATGTATTTCAACATAGATACGAACTGAGGcgataattataatcatgtCAATGGAAAAGAAAAGTCAAGAATTTGTCATATTCTGGTCTTCGTAATATGCTtgctgtaattaaaattaaccaaCAATACCAAAACTTACCAAGGCTATGATCAGACGCAGCGTTAGCAATATCCAAGAGCCTCCTAATATGCCGGCGGCGAACATGAGCAGCCGACGAGCAAGCAGCCAGGGTTGCGTACGCGAACTCAAGATCATGAGGCGGCTCCCTGTGGAGGAGTGCTGCCACCAGGTCCCGGCCGTGGAACGAGCGAGGATCCTTGCAGAGCGCGCCCAGAGCCAGAGTGTAAGCGGCGAGGCGCCCCAGAGGTGGGGGGGACTCGTGGTGCCTGCAGgagattagtttttattaaattaaatatgttcgTTTGTGCAATGTGCAAATGATTGATTGCTTGATAATCAATCATTCTTTCAGTCTTCCAATAAAAAAGggtaatttgtttaaacattcaTCGAAAAGAAACTGAACACTTTTTGACTATTACGT is drawn from Trichoplusia ni isolate ovarian cell line Hi5 chromosome 18, tn1, whole genome shotgun sequence and contains these coding sequences:
- the LOC113502924 gene encoding uncharacterized protein CG3556; its protein translation is MGRRYLISLWVLIFVSAAYCQTETEPPTTATTKAPATTTVVTSTTTAWETETLNEGQAIQKALQYLLQHRQPDWGWGNDTHHVMLTLQLANNTGKEIEQQGLEMQLSAKQMEIEILLMMSKHHESPPPLGRLAAYTLALGALCKDPRSFHGRDLVAALLHREPPHDLEFAYATLAACSSAAHVRRRHIRRLLDIANAASDHSLDTISMVILALRCVVQDHRHRSLIHFVRRPMAGLARQQHSDGSFGTLTTTALAIQALEDSDSGPGAHQHWSFPAARKWLLERQNADGGWGDVAKTAAAVAALTPASLAAVRPPHCSDKLLDSRHEPLDSNGGDGTLKLAYQSGSTSNESDARNVSFTYTLWLGTNVTENFTLHMVTPKNVSFYHVMQMAAEHNPKFKFEASEWPNGHYVHTLAGHKEEPMGYHYWLLYRLPEIPDPASPPGNQLVAPVGVDDLLVEDGEHYLFWYKKL